CGCGGCCTACGCGAGCCGGGCCGCGCGCGAGGGGGGCGCCGGCGCGGTGCTCCGCGAGTTCAAGGGCATGGTGCGCCTCCTCCACGAGGCGGGGCTCGAGGTCGTGCTCGACGTCGTCTACAACCACACCGCCGAGGAGGGGCCGACGGGGCCGACGAGCAGCCTCCGCGGGCTCGACGACGGCGCCTACTACCGGCGCATGGAGGACGGCTCGTACATCGACACGACGGGCTGCGGCAACACGCTCGACACCTCGCACCCGGCCGCCGCGCGCCTCGTGCTGGACTCCCTGCGCTACTGGGCCGGCGAGGTCCGGGTCGACGGCTTCCGCTTCGACCTCATGGCGAGTCTCGGGCGCGACGAGCACCACGCCTTCGACCCCGAGCACCCGCTGCTCCGCGCGATCCTCGACGACCCGGTGCTCGCCGACACCAAGCTCATCGCCGAGCCCTGGGATGTCGGGATCGGCGGCTGGCAGGTGGGCGGCTTCCCCGAGGGCTACCACGAGTGGAACGACGGCTACCGCGACCGCATCCGCAACTTCTGGCTGCGGGATGTCGCGAGCGCCCGCGAGGCCGGCACCGCGAGCGAGGGCATCGGCTCGCTCGCGCGGCGCATCGCCGGCTCGAACCACGTCTTCGCCCTCGAGCGCGGCCCGCTCGCCTCGATCGACTTCGTGACCGCGCACGACGGCTTCACCGCCTACGACCTCACCGCCTACGACCGGAAGCAGAACGGGGCGAACGGCGAGGAGGACCGCGACGGCACCGACGACAACCGGTCCTTCAACCACGGGGTCGAGGGGCCGACCGAGGATCGCGCGATCCGCACGGCGCGCGAGAAGGCGGTCCGCAACCTCCTCGGCACGCTCCTCCTCAGCGCCGGCGTGCCGATGATCACCGCCGGCGACGAGTACGGGCGCAGCCAGCGCGGCAACAACAACGCCTACTGCCACGACAGCGAGCTCACCTGGCTGAGCTGGGAGCGCGAGCCCTGGCAGGCCGAGATCCACGAGGTCGTCCGCACGCTCACCAGGCTGCGACGCGAGAACCCGGCCCTGCGGCCGGTGCGGTTCGGGCGCTGGGGCGAGCGGGTGCCGAGCGCGAACCAGATGGACTGGTACAACAAGCAGGGCGTCGCGATGTCGCTGGAGGACTGGGATTCGCCGGCCGAGCGCACGCTCCAGTACCTCGCCGCGTCGACGCCGGAGTTCGAGGAGCAGAACCGCATCCTGCTCGTCGTCCACGGGCTCGAGGAGGGGGTCGAGGTGGTGCTGCCCGAGCACGAGGGCGTCGCCGGCTACTCCCTCCTCTGGGACAGCTCCCACGACCTCCCGCACGAGGCGCGCGCCGCGGGCACCCATGCACCCGGCGCCCGCATCGAGGTCGACCCCACCTCCATGCTGCTGTTCCGGGCCGAGGGCTGAGCTCGGCTAGCCTGCCCTCATGAGCGAGCCGCCCTCCCCCGAGTCCGAGCCGGGTGCGCCGGAGCCGGCATCGGCGCCGACCGCGGGGATGCTGCCGCTGTCCGGCCTGTTCCTCGCGATCGCCGGGCTCGTCTTCGGGCCGCGGACCTTCGGCGTCGCGGCGGTCGCGGGGCTCGTGATCGGCGTCGTCTCGCTGCTCCGGGCCCGCCGCTCCGGCGCCCCGACGCTGGTGCCGATCGCGACGATCGTGATCGCCGCCGTCGCCCTCGCCCTCACCATCTGGACGCTCCCGCAGCTCATCGGATGAGCGGCACCCCGGCGACGACGGCGCTGCGTGCGGCCGGCATCCCCTTCCTCGAGCGGGCCTACGCGCACGACCCGCGCGCGAGGGGCTTCGGGCTCGAGGCGGCCGAGGCCCTCGGCGTCGAGCCCGAGCGGGTGTTCAAGACGCTCCTCGCGGAGCTCGACGGCGAGCTCGTCGTCGGCGTCGTGCCGGTGACGGGCACCCTCGACCTCAAGGCGCTCGCGGCGGCGCTCGGCGGGCGTCGGGCCGCCATGGCCGAGCCCCGTCTGGCCGAGCGGCGCACCGGCTACGTCGTCGGCGGGATCAGCCCCATCGGGCAGAGGACCCGGCACCGCACCGTCGTCGACGAGACGGCGGAGCTCTGGGATGCCGTGCTGGTCAGCGGCGGACGTCGCGGCCTGGACCTCGAGCTCGCCCCCGCGGATCTCGTGGCGGCGACTGGCGCGATCCTCGCGGCCATCGCCGGCCCGTAGTCCCGTCCCGCTCGACGAGGAGCGCGCGGAGGTCAGGCGGTCGCGACGAGCCCCGGCTCCGGGCGCCCGCTCAGGAGCGCTGGTCCCGGCGACGGCGACGGACGAGGATCAGCCCCAGCCCCAGCACGAGGCCCGCGACCACGGCCGCGCCGATCGGATCCGTGCCGGTGCGGCCGAGCAGGCCGGTGAGGCCCCCAGCGGGCTCGGCGCCTCCTCCGCCCGACCCGCCCGGGCCCGTCGCCGGCCCGTCACCGCCGCCGGCATCGCAGGCATCGGCCCCGAGCGGCCCGCCCGCCGCGTCGCGCATCGCCACGAGCAGGTCGAGTCGCGCCCACCCAGCTTGCGCCGTCCGCGCCGAGACGTCGTCGAGGCGGTACTCGAGATCCACCCGGGTCGTCCCGCCCGCCTCGATCGGCCGCGAGCCGACGAGCACGTCGCACGCCGCCAGCTCCGACAGCCACGCGCGCGAGTCCCCGCCGGTCGCGGCGTCGAGCACCCGCAGCTCGAGGCTCGAGCGCACCTCCGGCGAGCTCGCGGCGAGCTCGCCGACGCTCACCCGCAGGTGCGCGTCCACGGGCGCGGGGTTGCGCACCCACAGGCTGCGCGACTCCACCTCGTCCGGCGTCAGCGCCTCCGCCCCCTCGAACAGCGGGACGAGCGACTCGGGTGCGAAGTGCACGCCGTCCGTGCTCACGAGCAGCTCGACCGGCTCGTCGCCGTCCGCCGCGGACGCCGGCAGCGCCGTCGACACGGCGAGCAGGACCCCCGCGAGCGCCGTGAGCGCGAGGCGGAGCGCCCCTCGACCTCCCTCGGGCCTCACTGTCGGCTCATCCTGAATGACTGCGCCGGCCCGGGGTCGCACGCGGCCTGCTGGAGCTGCACGCCGGGCTCGGCCGAGGCGCCGGGCACCTCGACGCACCCGCCGCCCGCGCCGCGGACCTCGAGGCGGAGCGTGCCGCCCTCCTCCGGGATCGGCCGGAACTGCTGCGCCTCGGCGCCCGACCACTCGGCGACGAGGGCGAGCGCGCCGTCCGCGCTCGGCTCGCCGTCCTCGGCGGGGATCGTCCAGACGAGGGTCTCGTCGTCGACCGCGGTCACGCGATACCAGCCGTCGTCCGTCGCCACGAGGCGCCAGAGCCGCGCGGTCTCGGCACCGTCGCAGGTGTCCTGCAGCAGCCGCGCCGTGCCCGGCGAGGCCTCCTCGGCCGCGGCGCACAGCCCGCCCGCGGGATGCTCGACGAGGTAGCGCTGCGCCGGGTCGAAGGCGGTCACCATGCGGTGCACGGGGGACGCGGCCGAGACGTTGCCGGCGGCGTCGACCGCGCGGACGGCGAAGCCGTAGACCACGCCCGAGCTCAGGCCGCCGACCTCGAGCGTCGTCGACTCGGCGCCCACCTCGGCGATCTGCACGCCGTCACCGTACACCCGGTAGGCGGTGACCCCGCCCGGCCCGCTCGACGGCGCCCAGGCGAGCATCGTCCCGCTCGTCGTGGTGCCGCTCGTGCTCGGCGCCCCGGGCGCGCTCGGCGGCTCGACCGCCGCGGCGACGGAGATCGTGGGCGTCGGCGCGAGCACGCTGACGGGCCAGGCGCCGGGCACGAGGGACTGGCTCACGCGCGGCGTCACGACGAAGCTGCCGCCTCCCGACGCCGCCTCGAGCCGGAGCCGGAAGCGCACGACCGTCTCGGTGCCGGCCGGGATCCGCCCGCCGACGCTCGCATCCGCGCCCTCCCCGAGGCGCACCTGGAGCATGCCGTTGCCCAGGGTCACCGTGTCGTCGCCGGGCGCATCCGTGCCCGGCGCTCCGTCGACGAGGACGGCGTCCGTGACGGCCGAGACGACGGAGGGGAGCGGCGCCGTGAGCACGACCCGCTCCGAGCTGCCCGAGCCGGTGACGGCGACGCGGGTGGTGAGCTCGATCACGTCGCCGACGGTGTACCCGCCGTCCGGTGCGCTGACGTCGGCGACCGTGGTCGTCGCGCTCGCGCACGGCCCGGTCCCGAACTCCACGTCGTCGAGCAGGATGCCGCCCCCGGCATCCGCCGGGTCCGCCGGGTCCGCGGGCCGGATGCTGAGCTCCGTCACCGACTGCCCGGCGGGCACGAGGTAGGCGCCGACGTAGCGGACCCATCCGCCCCCGCCGTCCCGGTACCGCCCCTGGGCACTCCCCGCGCCCGGCGCGCCGATCACGAGGTCGACGCCCTCGGCGGCGGAGCGGGCGCGGTGCTGGAACGACCAGATGAGGGTGCGGCCCGGGGTCGTCGCGATCCGCTGCGAGATGCCGCCCGCGGCGGCGCGGTCGAGCTCGAGGTACTGCGCGCCGCGCGCGGCCTCGCCGCCCTCCGGGGTGCTCGCCCGGAGCGTGATGGGAACGGCGGCCCCCGCGCCGTCGCGGGCCGTCCACCCCGGCACGGAGCCGTCGGGCAGGTCCTCGGACGAGCCGGGGGCGATGGCGGGCGACTCGAGATCGCCGTTCTCGATCGACACGGGCGTCGTGCACACCTGGCGCAGATCGGCGACCCTGGGCGTCGGCGCGAGGTGTGCGCTCGTGCTCCAGAGCGCCTGCGCGCCGCTCGCCGCGGCGAGGAGCAGGAAGATGCTCGCACCGAGGAGCGCCGCGAGGCGGAGGCGAGGGCTCACGAGGGCACCTGCATCCCGGTGAGCACGATCGTGACGGGGCTCAGCGCGCCCTGGAAGCTCGGGACGAGCTGGGTGCCGAGCCGCGCCTCGACACAGAGCCGGACGGACTCGCCGGGCTCGAGGACGGCGGGCGGGAAGTCCACGTCCAGCGGCGCGGACGGCGCCGTGACCACACAGGCCTCCTCCTCGGTCGCCCGCACCGCGATGGCGAGCATGGCGCGGAGGTTCGGATTCGAGATCGTCGTGCTCGAGCGCTGCACCTCGAGCGTCGTGTCGCCCGTGTTCGTCAACGTGACCGGCTCCGCGGTGATCGTGGACTGCCCGGGGACGAGCGGCGTGGCGCTGAACCCCGGCAGCGCGGCGCTCGTCGCGCCGTCGAGCTCGAGACCGACGGTGCCGGTCGAGATGGTCGCCTCGGCGCCCGGCGAGGCGCCGAACCAGAGCGCCGAGGTCGCGCCGCCGGCGACCACGGCGGCGACGACCGCACCGAGCACGAGGACCGCGGAGCCGAGCATGGCACGGACCCGGGTCGCCGACGTCGCGTGGCCCTGGCCGGGTCGCGCGGGGGGTCGGATCGGGCTCACGGTCGGTCCTCCTCTCGGTGCTCGGGGCGGGCGGACGGGGTGCGCCGAGGTTCGGCGCACCCCGGGACGCTAGGGACGCAGCTGCTCGAGGACGAAGCGCGCGCCGCTGAGGTCGATGCCGGAGCTGAGCCCCTGGCCGGTCTGGCCGGCGGCGTCGGCGCTGAAGCTCACCCGGATCTGGACCTCGAAGCGCGAGGTGCCGCCATCGGCGGGCTCGATCTCGATGTCCGTGTCGCCGACGCGGACGATCTCGGCGTCGCCCGACACCTTCGTCGCGAGGAAGGTGACCTGGACGTCGTCGCTCAGCGACTCGTCGATCTCGATCGAGCCCGGCTCGTAGCTGAAGCGGGCGTGGAGGTTCTTGCCGGTCGCGATGACGTCGGCGGACTGGGTGAAGGTGACGACGTCGCCCGGCACGAGCAGGTCGGTCTCGGGCGACCATTCGCTCGGCGTGCCGGAGGAGACGTCGGCCCATCGCGCGTCGGCGACCGGCTGGATGTCGAGCCGTCCCGTGGAGATCGTGCCGCCCTGGATGGCCGCGGAGTCGTTCCAGAGGGCGAAGGTGCCGGCGCCGCCGAGGAGCAGCGCGACGCCCGCGGCGG
The Homoserinibacter sp. YIM 151385 DNA segment above includes these coding regions:
- the glgX gene encoding glycogen debranching protein GlgX — encoded protein: MPGPDPLRDLGPSRTPEGTRVRVWSGAADALELCVLAERDRDRVTARIPMRRDAHGVWEATTPLLQPGGRYAIRAHGPRGGADRFDGRRSLLDPYARGISRSASGAWHSELVDEGFDWGGIDRPRIPMDHTVIYEAHLKGLTKLSPHVPEELRGTYAGLAHESTIGYLRDLGVTTVELLPVHQFTSEERLQRLGMPNYWGYNTLGFFAPHAAYASRAAREGGAGAVLREFKGMVRLLHEAGLEVVLDVVYNHTAEEGPTGPTSSLRGLDDGAYYRRMEDGSYIDTTGCGNTLDTSHPAAARLVLDSLRYWAGEVRVDGFRFDLMASLGRDEHHAFDPEHPLLRAILDDPVLADTKLIAEPWDVGIGGWQVGGFPEGYHEWNDGYRDRIRNFWLRDVASAREAGTASEGIGSLARRIAGSNHVFALERGPLASIDFVTAHDGFTAYDLTAYDRKQNGANGEEDRDGTDDNRSFNHGVEGPTEDRAIRTAREKAVRNLLGTLLLSAGVPMITAGDEYGRSQRGNNNAYCHDSELTWLSWEREPWQAEIHEVVRTLTRLRRENPALRPVRFGRWGERVPSANQMDWYNKQGVAMSLEDWDSPAERTLQYLAASTPEFEEQNRILLVVHGLEEGVEVVLPEHEGVAGYSLLWDSSHDLPHEARAAGTHAPGARIEVDPTSMLLFRAEG
- the ybaK gene encoding Cys-tRNA(Pro) deacylase, which translates into the protein MSGTPATTALRAAGIPFLERAYAHDPRARGFGLEAAEALGVEPERVFKTLLAELDGELVVGVVPVTGTLDLKALAAALGGRRAAMAEPRLAERRTGYVVGGISPIGQRTRHRTVVDETAELWDAVLVSGGRRGLDLELAPADLVAATGAILAAIAGP
- a CDS encoding LPXTG cell wall anchor domain-containing protein; this encodes MRPEGGRGALRLALTALAGVLLAVSTALPASAADGDEPVELLVSTDGVHFAPESLVPLFEGAEALTPDEVESRSLWVRNPAPVDAHLRVSVGELAASSPEVRSSLELRVLDAATGGDSRAWLSELAACDVLVGSRPIEAGGTTRVDLEYRLDDVSARTAQAGWARLDLLVAMRDAAGGPLGADACDAGGGDGPATGPGGSGGGGAEPAGGLTGLLGRTGTDPIGAAVVAGLVLGLGLILVRRRRRDQRS
- a CDS encoding fibronectin type III domain-containing protein, with product MSPRLRLAALLGASIFLLLAAASGAQALWSTSAHLAPTPRVADLRQVCTTPVSIENGDLESPAIAPGSSEDLPDGSVPGWTARDGAGAAVPITLRASTPEGGEAARGAQYLELDRAAAGGISQRIATTPGRTLIWSFQHRARSAAEGVDLVIGAPGAGSAQGRYRDGGGGWVRYVGAYLVPAGQSVTELSIRPADPADPADAGGGILLDDVEFGTGPCASATTTVADVSAPDGGYTVGDVIELTTRVAVTGSGSSERVVLTAPLPSVVSAVTDAVLVDGAPGTDAPGDDTVTLGNGMLQVRLGEGADASVGGRIPAGTETVVRFRLRLEAASGGGSFVVTPRVSQSLVPGAWPVSVLAPTPTISVAAAVEPPSAPGAPSTSGTTTSGTMLAWAPSSGPGGVTAYRVYGDGVQIAEVGAESTTLEVGGLSSGVVYGFAVRAVDAAGNVSAASPVHRMVTAFDPAQRYLVEHPAGGLCAAAEEASPGTARLLQDTCDGAETARLWRLVATDDGWYRVTAVDDETLVWTIPAEDGEPSADGALALVAEWSGAEAQQFRPIPEEGGTLRLEVRGAGGGCVEVPGASAEPGVQLQQAACDPGPAQSFRMSRQ
- a CDS encoding alternate-type signal peptide domain-containing protein; translation: MNKLVKGSIATAAGVALLLGGAGTFALWNDSAAIQGGTISTGRLDIQPVADARWADVSSGTPSEWSPETDLLVPGDVVTFTQSADVIATGKNLHARFSYEPGSIEIDESLSDDVQVTFLATKVSGDAEIVRVGDTDIEIEPADGGTSRFEVQIRVSFSADAAGQTGQGLSSGIDLSGARFVLEQLRP